DNA from Longimicrobium sp.:
CGAAGTGCGGCAGCGGATCGAGATCGATGGTGACACCCTCACGCTCGAGGACATCGAGCGCGTGGCGTTCGACTGCGAGGTGGAGGTCGCGCTCGCGCCGGGTACGGAGGAGCGCATCCTCCGCTCGCGCGCGGTGGTGGAGGCGGCGCTGCGCGAGGAGCGCGTAGTGTACGGCATCACTACCGGCTTCGGGCGCCTCGCGGAGACGGTGATCCCCATCGATCGCGTGGAGGAGCTGCAGCTCAACCTGATCCGCAGCCACGCGTGCGGAGTGGGCCCCGCGCTCCCCCGCGCCGAGACGCGCGCCATCACCCTGCTGCGCGCCAACGTCCTCGCCAAAGGCTTCTCCGGCGTGCGTCCGGAAGTGGTGCACGCGCTGATGGCGCTCCTCAACCACGGCATCCACCCCGTCATCCCCGAGCAGGGCTCCGTGGGCGCGTCGGGCGACCTGGCGCCGCTGTCGCACCTGGCGCTGGTGCTCATCGGCGAGGGCACGGCCGAGGTCGGCGGCGAGGTCGTCCCAGGCGACGAGGCGCTGCGCCGGGCGGGCCTCCAGCCGCTCCGCCTGCAGGCCAAGGAGGGCCTCGCGCTCAACAACGGCACGCAGGTGATGACGGGGATCGGCGCCCTCCTGCTGCGCGGCGCGGAGCGCGCGGTGGACACCGCCGAGGTGACCGGCGCCATGACCCTGGAAGCGCTCCGTGGCACCCCCGACGCCTTCCACCCCGCCATCCAGCGCGCGCGCCCCCATCCCGGTCAGGCCGCCAGCTCCGAGCGCCTCCGCGCCCTCCTGGCCGAGAGCGAGATCCGCGAGAGCCACCGCCACGATGACCCGCGCGTGCAGGACGCCTACTCGCTGCGCTGCATGCCGCAGGTGCACGGAGCCGCGCGCAACGCCTTCGCCTACATCGGTCAGGTGCTGGAGACGGAGTCCAACAGCGCCACCGACAACCCGCTCGTCTTCCCGGACGAGGGCGAGGGCGGGCTGGTGCTCTCGGGCGGCAACTTCCACGGGCAGCCGATCGCGCAGGTGCTCGATCTGCTCGCCATCGCCCTCGCGGACCTCGCATCGGTGTCCGAGCGCCGCATCGAGCGCCTGGTGAATCCCGACCTCTCCGGCGACCTTCCCGCCTTCCTGACCGACGACCCGGGCGTGTGCAGCGGCTTCATGATCGCGCAGATCACGGCCGCGGCGCTGGTCAACGAATGCAAGACGCTGTCGCACCCGGCCAGCGTGGACTCCAT
Protein-coding regions in this window:
- the hutH gene encoding histidine ammonia-lyase, coding for EVRQRIEIDGDTLTLEDIERVAFDCEVEVALAPGTEERILRSRAVVEAALREERVVYGITTGFGRLAETVIPIDRVEELQLNLIRSHACGVGPALPRAETRAITLLRANVLAKGFSGVRPEVVHALMALLNHGIHPVIPEQGSVGASGDLAPLSHLALVLIGEGTAEVGGEVVPGDEALRRAGLQPLRLQAKEGLALNNGTQVMTGIGALLLRGAERAVDTAEVTGAMTLEALRGTPDAFHPAIQRARPHPGQAASSERLRALLAESEIRESHRHDDPRVQDAYSLRCMPQVHGAARNAFAYIGQVLETESNSATDNPLVFPDEGEGGLVLSGGNFHGQPIAQVLDLLAIALADLASVSERRIERLVNPDLSGDLPAFLTDDPGVCSGFMIAQITAAALVNECKTLSHPASVDSIPTGAGKEDHVSMGMTSALKARKVLRNVETVLGIELLCAAQGLKYREPLRPGRGVERAYRLFRERVPVLTSDRILAPDIETAASMVREGAFAELWRT